A stretch of the Malus sylvestris chromosome 10, drMalSylv7.2, whole genome shotgun sequence genome encodes the following:
- the LOC126584330 gene encoding pentatricopeptide repeat-containing protein At3g12770-like, whose product MPDLEMGRRVHGQVFRHGFESDVFVQNGLVALYAKCGRIDRARAVFDGLGERTVVSWTSMILGYAQNGQPLEALRIFGLMRKLNVKLDWIVLVSVLKAYTDVEDLGQGTSVHGCLIKMGLQFEPDLLIAFTAMYAKSGQVMAARSFFDQMQTPNVILWNAMISGYAKNGYANEAVELFQEMITTNCNNFN is encoded by the coding sequence ATGCCGGACCTCGAAATGGGTCGACGGGTTCATGGACAGGTGTTTAGACATGGGTTTGAATCAGATGTTTTTGTGCAGAATGGTCTCGTGGCGTTGTATGCTAAATGTGGTCGAATAGATCGTGCTAGGGCTGTGTTTGATGGTTTAGGTGAAAGGACGGTTGTTTCCTGGACTTCGATGATTTTGGGGTATGCCCAGAATGGCCAGCCTTTGGAAGCTTTGAGAATTTTTGGTCTGATGAGAAAATTGAATGTGAAACTGGATTGGATCGTTCTTGTTAGTGTTCTAAAAGCTTATACTGATGTAGAAGACTTGGGACAGGGGACATCTGTTCATGGTTGTTTGATTAAAATGGGTCTTCAATTTGAACCTGACTTGCTCATTGCATTCACGGCAATGTATGCAAAAAGTGGGCAGGTGATGGCTGCTAGATCGTTTTTTGATCAGATGCAAACGCCGAACGTAATACTGTGGAACGCTATGATATCTGGTTATGCGAAGAATGGTTATGCTAACGAGGCTGTAGAGTTATTCCAGGAGATGATCACAACAAATTGTAacaattttaattga